In Bactrocera oleae isolate idBacOlea1 chromosome 3, idBacOlea1, whole genome shotgun sequence, a genomic segment contains:
- the Hr39 gene encoding nuclear hormone receptor FTZ-F1 beta isoform X1, producing MSSTKAESAAGANPTLAAFGSTLAGSAFQLPVNMHNHAQLATNGSNVHSTNGTTTTTTTTTTRNNISVTNIKCEMDEGVVATLMPNGNNIVPVIATTGAASYYNGASSGGLGIRIPVTKAEDSDSEAELTNIENLKVTRRAHNNADSSSGTMSTGGVVSIGGNGNANGNHNKNGPRPMSWEGELSETETTETELMETENSLSNSGVATHNFNATSIGVAVIKKEATTTTPGHTLAPTPTHPLKPEQMEQVSVEVHGGALAGLGSTLRSGLGSSSSAGSLYSATHTKLAPTQSDPINLKYEPDAAAAAGLMPTGANVNSPLLTRNKSATLPLPANPSPDSAIHSVYTHSSPSQSPLTSRHAPYTPSLSRNNSDASHSSCYSYSSEFSPTHSPIQGRHAPPAPALYGNFNGSLHHSVIYRPISVSDSAAGGVTGNGNAGGNCSAEAQNLSMDTKVSPLNIGLEGLPASPAGISRQQLINSPCPICGDKISGFHYGIFSCESCKGFFKRTVQNRKNYVCVRGGPCPVSISTRKKCPACRFEKCLQKGMKLEAIREDRTRGGRSTYQCSYTLPNSMLSPLMSPEQQGVAAAVAAAAAAAANQQQQQHGRLGAQMAHSMCAQQQHHTLNGLSAGLGVAQSIIKSEQCDESSASARTTNIPTLLQEIMDVEHLWQYNEAELARLNQPISTSSSSSSNASSSSSSTASVGSTATGNPQMTNPLLASAGFGNGENTNPDLIAHLCNVADHRLYKIVKWCKSLPLFKHISIDDQICLLINSWCELLLFSCCYRSIDTPGEIKMSQGKKISLAQAKSSGLQVSSKQRNACIERMLNMTENLRRLRVDRYEYVAMKVIVLLQSDTSELHEPVKVRECQEKALQALQAYTLAHYPDTPSKFGELLLRIPDLQKTCQLGKEMLTIKSRDGGDFNLLMELLRGEH from the exons ATGTCCTCCACTAAGGCAGAGAGCGCCGCTGGCGCCAATCCCACATTGGCGGCATTTGGCTCAACGCTGGCCGGGAGTGCATTCCAGCTGCCCGTGAATATGCATAACCATGCACAACTTGCTACGAATGGCAGTAACGTACACAGTACGAATGGCACAACTAcaaccaccacaacaacaacaacgcgcaACAATATCTCCGTTACAAATATCAAATGCGAAATGGATGAGGGTGTTGTGGCAACACTAATGCCCAACGGCAACAATATAGTGCCTGTCATCGCCACAACGGGCGCTGCTAGCTATTATAACGGTGCTAGCAGCGGTGGCTTGGGTATACGCATACCAGTGACGAAGGCAGAAGATTCTGATTCTGAAGCTGAGTTGacgaatattgaaaatttaaaagtgaCGCGACGAGCGCACAACAATGCCGACAGCAGCAGTGGCACAATGAGCACGGGGGGTGTGGTCAGTATTGGCGGCAACGGTAACGCCAATGGAAATCACAATAAGAATGGGCCGCGACCCATGTCATGGGAGGGTGAACTCTCTGAAACGGAGACGACTGAAACGGAACTCATGGAGACGGAGAACTCTTTGAGTAACAGTGGCGTGGCGACACACAATTTCAACGCAACAAGCATAGGTGTGGCGGTGATTAAGAAGGAGGCGACCACAACAACGCCAGGACACACATTGGCGCCAACGCCTACGCATCCCCTGAAGCCCGAGCAAATGGAACAGGTTTCCGTTGAAGTGCATGGTGGCGCATTAGCTGGTCTGGGTTCCACACTGCGCAGCGGTTTAGGCAGCAGCAGTAGCGCGGGTAGTCTTTATTCCGCCACACATACAAAGCTGGCGCCCACACAAAGTGATCCCATCAATTTGAAGTATGAACCcgatgctgctgctgctgcaggtTTAATGCCTACTGGAGCTAATGTTAATTCGCCGCTTTTGACACGCAACAAGTCTGCTACATTGCCCCTGCCTGCCAATCCCAGCCCCGATTCTGCCATACATTCTGTCTATACGCACAGCTCACCGTCGCAGTCACCGTTGACCTCACGTCATGCGCCCTACACACCTTCGCTCAGTCGCAACAATAGCGATGCATCGCATAGCTCTTGCTACTCCTACAGCTCAGAGTTCAGCCCGACACATTCACCCATACAGGGTAGACATGCGCCACCGGCGCCAGCACTCTATGGCAACTTCAATGGTTCGTTGCATCATTCGGTGATCTATCGGCCCATCTCGGTATCGGATAGCGCTGCCGGTGGTGTGACTGGTAACGGTAATGCCGGCGGTAACTGCAGTGCAGAAGCGCAAAATCTTAGCATGGACACAAAGGTTTCACCACTGAATATCGGTCTGGAAGGTTTGCCAGCTTCACCGGCTGGTATTTCACGTCAGCAGCTCATCAACTCGCCGTGTCCGATTTGTGGCGATAAAATCTCCGGCTTCCATTATGGTATTTTCTCGTGCGAATCTTGTAAGGGCTTCTTTAAGCGTACCGTACAGAATCGAAAAAACTATGTGTGTGTACGTGGCGGTCCGTGTCCAGTTAGTATTTCGACGCGTAAAAAATGTCCCGCCTGTCGTTTTGAGAAATGCCTGCAGAAGGGCATGAAGCTCGAGGCAATACGTGAGGATCGTACGCGTGGCGGACGTTCCACATACCAGTGCTCATATACACTGCCCAACTCGATGCTGAGTCCGTTAATGAGTCCGGAGCAGCAGGGTGTGGCGGCGGCGGTTGCAGCAGCTGCAGCGGCTGCTGctaatcagcaacaacaacagcatgggCGATTGGGTGCGCAAATGGCTCATTCAATGTGcgcacaacagcaacatcatACGTTGAACGGGCTGTCAGCGGGTCTCGGCGTTGCACAATCCATAATCAAGTCGGAGCAATGCGACGAAAGTAGCGCCTCAGCGCGTACAACAAACATTCCAACGCTGTTGCAG GAAATCATGGATGTTGAGCATTTGTGGCAATATAATGAAGCGGAATTGGCACGTCTTAATCAACCGATCTCAACATCGTCTTCATCTTCTTCCAATGCATCTTCGTCTTCATCATCAACAGCGTCCGTTGGCAGTACTGCAACCGGTAATCCACAAATGACAAACCCACTATTGGCCAGCGCAGGTTTTGGCAATGGCGAAAACACCAATCCCGATCTGATTGCACACCTGTGCAATGTGGCCGATCATCGGCTGTATAAGATCGTAAAATGGTGCAAGAGCTTGCCACTCTTCAAGCATATTTCG ATCGACGATCAAATCTGTCTGCTCATCAATTCGTGGTGTGAGTTGTTGCTCTTCTCGTGCTGCTATCGTTCGATCGATACGCCCGGCGAAATCAAAATGTCACAAGGCAAGAAGATTAGCTTGGCGCAGGCGAAATCAAGTGGCTTACAGGTGAGCAGCAAGCAAAGAAAT GCCTGCATTGAACGTATGTTGAACATGACAGAAAATTTGAGACGTTTGCGCGTCGATCGCTATGAATATGTTGCCATGAAAGTGATTGTGCTGCTACAGTCGG ACACCAGTGAATTGCATGAGCCCGTCAAGGTGCGCGAATGCCAGGAGAAGGCGCTGCAGGCCTTACAGGCCTACACGCTTGCGCACTACCCAGATACGCCGTCGAAATTCGGCGAGTTGCTGCTGCGCATACCAGATCTACAAAAGACCTGCcag CTTGGCAAGGAAATGCTCACCATTAAATCACGGGACGGCGGTGATTTCAATTTGCTTATGGAATTATTGCGTGGAGAGCATTGA
- the Hr39 gene encoding nuclear hormone receptor FTZ-F1 beta isoform X2, whose amino-acid sequence MSSTKAESAAGANPTLAAFGSTLAGSAFQLPVNMHNHAQLATNGSNVHSTNGTTTTTTTTTTRNNISVTNIKCEMDEGVVATLMPNGNNIVPVIATTGAASYYNGASSGGLGIRIPVTKAEDSDSEAELTNIENLKVTRRAHNNADSSSGTMSTGGVVSIGGNGNANGNHNKNGPRPMSWEGELSETETTETELMETENSLSNSGVATHNFNATSIGVAVIKKEATTTTPGHTLAPTPTHPLKPEQMEQVSVEVHGGALAGLGSTLRSGLGSSSSAGSLYSATHTKLAPTQSDPINLKYEPDAAAAAGLMPTGANVNSPLLTRNKSATLPLPANPSPDSAIHSVYTHSSPSQSPLTSRHAPYTPSLSRNNSDASHSSCYSYSSEFSPTHSPIQGRHAPPAPALYGNFNGSLHHSVIYRPISVSDSAAGGVTGNGNAGGNCSAEAQNLSMDTKVSPLNIGLEGLPASPAGISRQQLINSPCPICGDKISGFHYGIFSCESCKGFFKRTVQNRKNYVCVRGGPCPVSISTRKKCPACRFEKCLQKGMKLEAIREDRTRGGRSTYQCSYTLPNSMLSPLMSPEQQGVAAAVAAAAAAAANQQQQQHGRLGAQMAHSMCAQQQHHTLNGLSAGLGVAQSIIKSEQCDESSASARTTNIPTLLQEIMDVEHLWQYNEAELARLNQPISTSSSSSSNASSSSSSTASVGSTATGNPQMTNPLLASAGFGNGENTNPDLIAHLCNVADHRLYKIVKWCKSLPLFKHISIDDQICLLINSWCELLLFSCCYRSIDTPGEIKMSQGKKISLAQAKSSGLQACIERMLNMTENLRRLRVDRYEYVAMKVIVLLQSDTSELHEPVKVRECQEKALQALQAYTLAHYPDTPSKFGELLLRIPDLQKTCQLGKEMLTIKSRDGGDFNLLMELLRGEH is encoded by the exons ATGTCCTCCACTAAGGCAGAGAGCGCCGCTGGCGCCAATCCCACATTGGCGGCATTTGGCTCAACGCTGGCCGGGAGTGCATTCCAGCTGCCCGTGAATATGCATAACCATGCACAACTTGCTACGAATGGCAGTAACGTACACAGTACGAATGGCACAACTAcaaccaccacaacaacaacaacgcgcaACAATATCTCCGTTACAAATATCAAATGCGAAATGGATGAGGGTGTTGTGGCAACACTAATGCCCAACGGCAACAATATAGTGCCTGTCATCGCCACAACGGGCGCTGCTAGCTATTATAACGGTGCTAGCAGCGGTGGCTTGGGTATACGCATACCAGTGACGAAGGCAGAAGATTCTGATTCTGAAGCTGAGTTGacgaatattgaaaatttaaaagtgaCGCGACGAGCGCACAACAATGCCGACAGCAGCAGTGGCACAATGAGCACGGGGGGTGTGGTCAGTATTGGCGGCAACGGTAACGCCAATGGAAATCACAATAAGAATGGGCCGCGACCCATGTCATGGGAGGGTGAACTCTCTGAAACGGAGACGACTGAAACGGAACTCATGGAGACGGAGAACTCTTTGAGTAACAGTGGCGTGGCGACACACAATTTCAACGCAACAAGCATAGGTGTGGCGGTGATTAAGAAGGAGGCGACCACAACAACGCCAGGACACACATTGGCGCCAACGCCTACGCATCCCCTGAAGCCCGAGCAAATGGAACAGGTTTCCGTTGAAGTGCATGGTGGCGCATTAGCTGGTCTGGGTTCCACACTGCGCAGCGGTTTAGGCAGCAGCAGTAGCGCGGGTAGTCTTTATTCCGCCACACATACAAAGCTGGCGCCCACACAAAGTGATCCCATCAATTTGAAGTATGAACCcgatgctgctgctgctgcaggtTTAATGCCTACTGGAGCTAATGTTAATTCGCCGCTTTTGACACGCAACAAGTCTGCTACATTGCCCCTGCCTGCCAATCCCAGCCCCGATTCTGCCATACATTCTGTCTATACGCACAGCTCACCGTCGCAGTCACCGTTGACCTCACGTCATGCGCCCTACACACCTTCGCTCAGTCGCAACAATAGCGATGCATCGCATAGCTCTTGCTACTCCTACAGCTCAGAGTTCAGCCCGACACATTCACCCATACAGGGTAGACATGCGCCACCGGCGCCAGCACTCTATGGCAACTTCAATGGTTCGTTGCATCATTCGGTGATCTATCGGCCCATCTCGGTATCGGATAGCGCTGCCGGTGGTGTGACTGGTAACGGTAATGCCGGCGGTAACTGCAGTGCAGAAGCGCAAAATCTTAGCATGGACACAAAGGTTTCACCACTGAATATCGGTCTGGAAGGTTTGCCAGCTTCACCGGCTGGTATTTCACGTCAGCAGCTCATCAACTCGCCGTGTCCGATTTGTGGCGATAAAATCTCCGGCTTCCATTATGGTATTTTCTCGTGCGAATCTTGTAAGGGCTTCTTTAAGCGTACCGTACAGAATCGAAAAAACTATGTGTGTGTACGTGGCGGTCCGTGTCCAGTTAGTATTTCGACGCGTAAAAAATGTCCCGCCTGTCGTTTTGAGAAATGCCTGCAGAAGGGCATGAAGCTCGAGGCAATACGTGAGGATCGTACGCGTGGCGGACGTTCCACATACCAGTGCTCATATACACTGCCCAACTCGATGCTGAGTCCGTTAATGAGTCCGGAGCAGCAGGGTGTGGCGGCGGCGGTTGCAGCAGCTGCAGCGGCTGCTGctaatcagcaacaacaacagcatgggCGATTGGGTGCGCAAATGGCTCATTCAATGTGcgcacaacagcaacatcatACGTTGAACGGGCTGTCAGCGGGTCTCGGCGTTGCACAATCCATAATCAAGTCGGAGCAATGCGACGAAAGTAGCGCCTCAGCGCGTACAACAAACATTCCAACGCTGTTGCAG GAAATCATGGATGTTGAGCATTTGTGGCAATATAATGAAGCGGAATTGGCACGTCTTAATCAACCGATCTCAACATCGTCTTCATCTTCTTCCAATGCATCTTCGTCTTCATCATCAACAGCGTCCGTTGGCAGTACTGCAACCGGTAATCCACAAATGACAAACCCACTATTGGCCAGCGCAGGTTTTGGCAATGGCGAAAACACCAATCCCGATCTGATTGCACACCTGTGCAATGTGGCCGATCATCGGCTGTATAAGATCGTAAAATGGTGCAAGAGCTTGCCACTCTTCAAGCATATTTCG ATCGACGATCAAATCTGTCTGCTCATCAATTCGTGGTGTGAGTTGTTGCTCTTCTCGTGCTGCTATCGTTCGATCGATACGCCCGGCGAAATCAAAATGTCACAAGGCAAGAAGATTAGCTTGGCGCAGGCGAAATCAAGTGGCTTACAG GCCTGCATTGAACGTATGTTGAACATGACAGAAAATTTGAGACGTTTGCGCGTCGATCGCTATGAATATGTTGCCATGAAAGTGATTGTGCTGCTACAGTCGG ACACCAGTGAATTGCATGAGCCCGTCAAGGTGCGCGAATGCCAGGAGAAGGCGCTGCAGGCCTTACAGGCCTACACGCTTGCGCACTACCCAGATACGCCGTCGAAATTCGGCGAGTTGCTGCTGCGCATACCAGATCTACAAAAGACCTGCcag CTTGGCAAGGAAATGCTCACCATTAAATCACGGGACGGCGGTGATTTCAATTTGCTTATGGAATTATTGCGTGGAGAGCATTGA